In Vicia villosa cultivar HV-30 ecotype Madison, WI linkage group LG7, Vvil1.0, whole genome shotgun sequence, the DNA window gaaaatgattattttttatatttgtctGACTAAAGAGGttaagtaattaaaattaaacaactaaccctaataaaaaataaaattaagtagttaaaaatattaaatgaaaatTACAACCTGgtcctaatttaattatttttatgattgttttttcTTATTCTATGACTTATGAGACCAAGATATACTCCCTCTATGctttattataagcaaaattccaCTTTTTAGatgcattgaataattaatgtattaggACTATATATAGTCTAAATACATTAACTATTCAAtgtatttaaaaagtaaaatttacTTATAATAAGGAATGGAGGGAGTATCATGTATTTGTATTAATTAAATGGAGTGACTAACAAAACTAAGCTATCGTCAATCTAATAAAAAATCAACGTTCAGAAATGTATGCACTAGTTttatcctttttttattttactactaATAATAGTTAATGAAATTTCTAACAAGAGAAATAGAAGTTATAAACATAAgaaattcaaatcaaataaataggaaatttctttacccacctccccaCTTTCTTGGACatctctggtgaatttaccaaaataccacctgtttcagaaatgcatttccgaaatgcacgAAAATgctattttcggatatgcatctccaaaaacgcctttttttttttaaaatttgtcttaattcggaaatgcatttctgaaatattgcgcgttttgcagattaagcaaaacagccccccattcattttaccctaaaTCTACTTTAAGCTTCctctcttcaaaatttctgcaaaagcaagtgtgtaGTCCACAGTTAGGCATTCCAAAAGCTTCCCAATCTCAACCTAAATCATCTGAATCTcttcaattggtaagtttttcaattttttaaatttttagatctatgattaaaatctctattagggtgtttagaaattgcaaaaattatATTGGGGGTAGGTTGAtactgctatttaggttgtttagaatgattaaaagtagttttgaaattgaatttcggggtctgccatggaagttgcagaaaactgcttccaggggtgtttcggaagttcatttctgaaaacaccttcattcccagtttcggaaatgaacttccgaagtggtccataattgattttttttgttttttctattgtttcgcattcttattgatttcaattgtttttagGAACACGAGAGGCAAcctagcacgcatcagacagggtagagagacccataCTGCGTCGGCTAGACACGAGCGgacggcgcagctggcgtcgatgcagggacgggggcagggacggAGACGTGTACGAGTTcccgtgcagatggacgagggtacttcTGCATTTGGATTAAGGggtcgtctggctcgggtatcttcttcccgccaacaggtacgagaggaggaggaggaggaggagaaggcagtgacataccacgaggcggaggaggtaccggatgttgaccctccacacggggaggaggaggaggagtaggaggagggctacccgggagggcccagtgacacgtccttgctgattacctaccacgagcacgtcgcccGGCGTATCTGGGGGGGagagatattttttataatttgcccgactttattatttaatcGTTTTTAATTTAGCCGTTTATTCAACATTTTCTCAACGGTCTAATTAAacattgttttttatttgtttttgttgtaacaagaGAGACAGACTTTGAAACAGGTGAACCACTCCCGAAAGGTTTCTAGTCTCTTTAAACCGgaggctgagtggtttaacgacacGGTGAGAGCTTCAAGGCTTAGTGGGTTatgcatgacggggtataccaccatcagccacggcatgtaGGGTGCCTTTGCAGAgaggtggcacagggagacgtcttctttccacttaccggttggggagatgaagATCACCTTGaacgatgtgcagtgtcttctccattTGCCAATTAGGGCGGTgctgttggaccactcccggatccagaggattgaagccagtgagtggatggcactctatttgggtatggagccccaagttgctgactttgagtgccagacaacaaatgggcctcatatccgatTCCCCACACTGAAAgcttatttcgagacacacctGGTCGCGGCGGCCGAATCCCAGCAGGCGGATGACGCCCTATTTGTGGAGTATTACTGTggttgcgctctccggtgctggtacatgtttgtggtaggcgctgcactctttacggacaagagtgcaaggtacgtcgacgtgacctacctccgctatttcatggacttgactactgttcactagtggaactgggggtcagttattctggcatacctataccagaagctgaataaggcctccaactagagggtcgggcagttgaccggatcctgcacactacttacggtacgtttcattttaattgtttcacatttatttatgtttcgtttttatttttaatacattattgtgtttgtgtttcagagctggatcatctcctacttcccccgcatccacagCTTCCGCGTTGATTTCGCGTACGAGGATGCCCTGCCTAGgaccgccagatacgttctccagagggggaacaatgcagtgggatcATACCGTGTGTACCTCGatcgcacgatgcacgatgacgtcagttggaggccattcagcgactatactcatgttgtcccctttgacagcatatcgttatattctggctggttggcatgcgggaccaacaccatggtgcggtatctccctgagcggtgcatgcggcagatTGGATTTGTGTAGATGATACCCAAGTCACCTTttaaggctgctcccgacacagtgacccgaatGCAGCTCATtggcatatttgaggattgggagcgtcacgccattgatctcctgtcgATTTGCCTGCGGAtaaagatgcttgggcgggacgcgttggatcaaGGTATCGTTggtcagggcggtccagaggcattcgccgtgatggagaggatcgtcactgatgcgggccgtgcggcgacatacaggcggcagaggaggtcccagggagagagggttaggcatacccagtaggggtccgggtttattttttttgtattcggattatatatttcgcacactatgactcggtctatatatattatttgaattttatttattatattagtgttttacgttgatatgtcatttgttttgttCGGCTTCtccgttttgtatatattatacgtTTTGTATATCTTTCGTAtgaaaaaagcataaaaaaatagacttctgcataattcggaaatgcacatTCGAATTACACTAAAATATGAAAAAAGATGTttttggaagtgcatctccgaaaacactttccatttggtattttcggagattcatttccgaagtctgagaaaattaaaaaaaaaacttcgaaatgcatttctgaagcagGGGTAAACTGAAGTTTTCGTTGTGGGTgcaccccccatagggaggtgggtaaagaaatttccaataAATAGCATAAAAGAATCTTGATGCATTATGGGAAACGAGAAACCACAGTTCCCTTGTGGACTGGTTCCACCGGCCAGTCACAGGGTGCCATGTGGCGATGATTAATTGGACCGAAAATAAAAAACCTGCACACACAATAAAGGCCACACATACAATAGGGTGAGAGATATTATTTCTCTCGCTCTTCACGGTTTCTCTTTCCACAGAGCAACCACTCACCTTTTTCAATTATCTGTTCTTCTTCCTTCATAGATCGATTTCTCTGTTCTTTTTTGTAACAAGACATCTAAAATAGTACATAACAATTGTCCAATCAACATCAACAAGTTAGAAGCAACAAAAAGATACCTGAATCGAGGTCGAAGAACTCGCGATAGCGGCGCCAGAGAGTAGTCCGTCGGTGGAGTCAAATATTGGTCGGAGGCGACGATCGAAAGCGACTCAGTGTACGAATAGTAAGTCACGGCTCCGAAGGTTGAAGGTTAAGCTCAGTTTTCTTGAGGTTTCGATGTGAAACCTCAAGAGTTTATCGCAAATGAGAGCTTTAGTGAAGGTTGGGGCTGCAAGTTTGCAGACTTTTCTTTTTCTTAGCTTCAGGGTCTTTTTTTTCCCTTTATTGTGAAATTCATGTGCTTTTGTAATGCCAATTTAGGTCTTGACGATAAGTTATTGATTGAATCTGATTAAATGCTGATTGAGTGAGGTTAAGAATGATTGATATTTGTTGCCGTATTTGTTTGGATGTTTCTGTTCTTTTGAAGATTTGAAGAGATTTGGGGTGATATTGGGAAGCTTGCAAATCTGATCTTTTCACCCATGAAAACGTGAACAAACTTGTACAGTTTGGCCAATTTGGTTTGTTTCTGTTTTGGAACAAGTTGGTCGAATGAAGATTTGATTTGAAACCGAAAATTATTTCCTTTTTCGTTTTGATCATTAAGATGCACACTATGAGAGAGATTTTTTTGTCTAGCGTTACGATCCACTCTTGCCAGATCTCTCTcttcattattttctttaataaattACAAATGGAAAAGGAATTATAATAATACTATCCTAAAAGAGAAGATGAAAGTCCAATAATACTATTACTAATAATACAACAAAATAGTAAGAAAAGATATATACTAAGAAAATATAACGTAAACAAAACTTGATAACAATAATAACTAAAGACctacaaaaaataaaagaaattaattcataatataataacaataataattaaacgtgacacttaataaaaaaattgttgttttcttttttcattttaataacctaataataataataacatactaaacttaataattactaaaattaatatcctatttataaaaattataatattagaaAGATAAGGTTAGAActaaagttagaaaataaaagataaaaatgtcAAAAGTGGGATTCAAACTCATGACCTTATACCTGTAAGCCTTAACCTCTTAGCAACTGTGTCATTACTTTGATTCATAATAAAATGACATTCGCAAATATatgaggacaaattttggggtatgacaactgtgTCTCACAAGTCATGGATATGAGATATCAAGTATTCACATAGGtataaatattaggagtaatatttatactgaatTGACCCAccatgagaatactacatagattgttatgtaagtgtcataagttattctcatagtgATAGTGGTGTATACCACCCTTTGACCTGAAACCACTATGGACCCTAGATGTGGAGTCAAGTACTTTATTGCCAATCAAACATTGTCCGTAACAGGatgaccataaagatggttgatggGTACTTTACAAATCATGCTGAGGGACATGAGTGGCCTAGATGGAATTTGACCCTCCTACATATACAGGAGTAATATTCGTGGGCCCCTTGATAGAGTGTGATTGTAAAATGCATAGCCGTGTTCAAATAAGTCGATATCAGATATTAGGCttatttgttgttatcaagtatactCGGGGATCAAGGAATAAAATATTGGACTATACAAGGGTGACACATTTTATaccttgtgttcaatatagatataAGGGCAAAAGGGTAATTATACACATGATCATTATCGCATAAAGGTTATGTTAGATCACACAACATTCTCGTCACTTGGGTAGCAGTGACATGTTGCTAGGTACCGCTCattgtttataatattaaataactgATTTAAAATTATTGCCAACGTTACGAGAACCTACAGGGTCACACGCATAGGGTGATTATAGTGGAAtggataatttaattaaatatgatttaataaATGAGAATTGACATATGATTAAACTAAGgcttaaataagtttttagtccctataaatatggcaactttcaattttagtccctgcaaaaattttcttcaaacaatggtcctcgcaatattttttgtccctatttttagtccctcccattaaatttcactaacggaggcttacgtggcacgccacgtgtaaCGCCATATCAATTAAAGTCAATACTAATAAAAAATAGATAGATTGCGGGGggtttaaaccccctttaaataacttaaaaaatcaaaaaaattcagGAGCAATTAATCAAATTGTTGGTTGGGAAATCTTTGTTACCCTCATTCTTCACATTATCAAACCTACAATCCTTGATTACACtctctcaatcctctttgcaTCTTATATATACCTTGAGATAAGAATGTTAATAAAGCTTCACGTGGCAACATATGTATGTCACGTTTCTTGTTCATTATATGTGGACCTTAAGATAGGTCCAACTTGTAAGGAAATATGAAACAAATGAAAGAaacattgttgttttgtttgatgtctACTAAggtaatgtttttgttttgtttttcattttgctttgTCCTAAAAACAGGGTTGCATGTGAGAGTGTTCATTCTCTTTTCAATATTTACGGAACTAATTAGATTaaactaaacaaatttaaaaaagtgATTAAAGTGAACAAACAATCTTAAAGTGAACAAAAAATTTCAAGAACACCAGAGAAGAAACATGGTAGCATGCTTGTCTGAAATTAACGTTATTGTTATTTTGTGAAAGAGAGATATACAAATATATATCTCAGTTTCAAGCAAACATTTTTCAAAGCATGGTAGATTCATGGAACTTCTTCAAATTTAGGTACTCTTCTCCGAGTTTCTTGTTCTTCCAACGAGCTCTACGGTTTTGAAACCAAACAACAACTTGTCTGGGATCCAAACCAAGTTCCATTGCGAGTTTATATTTTCTCTCTAACTCAAGTTTGTGTTCATTCTCAAAATGTTCTTCCAACAAAATCATTTGTTTttcaataattttcctctttttgTTCATTTCATTTGCAGTGTTTTCTCCAGGTTTACTCTTCTTGGTTCGTCTATGTCTTGGCTTCTTCTCCACTgaaaaatgcaaaagaaataatatatatatatatatatatatatatctaaatATTCATGATGTATAGTAGAAAATGTTATGTGTTGAAAAATTTGATGTTAACCTTGTAGAGAAACTGTATCAGTGTAAGCATGAGCAGTAGCAAAAAAGAGTTGAGAAATGAGCATCATTTGGTCTTGTTGGTAATGGTtcattgtttttgtatttttgttttgttactATCTTTTTTACGGCTCATGAGTGTAATCAAGGTTTGTAGGTTTGATAATGTGAAGAATGAGGGTAACAAAGGTTTTCCTACCAACAGTTTGATTAATTGCTCTTGCAAATTTCtgattttttaagttatttaaagggggtttaaaacccccgcaatctatctatcttatatataaatgcaaggttgtcatgatggcaaccctagccatgtGTCATCATGATAACAACTCTCGATAATTTTTGACACATGTCACTCTAATATCAACcctaattctatttttttaaaattgattttacattaataattaataataataatcttataatattaactattaaataatagtaattactattattatttataataatttatagtaatattataagattctattttttaaaaattattgtgtGAAGGatacatattaaaaaaaaggaagaaaaacaaTAATGACCATAAATTTATAAACAAAATGTTTGTTATTTGctcctatattaaaaataaaataataataataataattataataaaattaatattcaactcctaatgaaaatttttataaaaaaaatcttccaaacttATAAAATTTAGGAATCTATCCTATATTTAAAGTTTTATAATATATGTAAGATGTAATTTAAAATTGTAATAATATTTGACATATATTTCTTTTGATCATATTTTCTCCATATTAAATATCCttatataacatttttatttacttattaaataaattaataaaaaatattaaaagttacaTTAAGAAGTAAATATATATTTCAAGttcttatttgtaaaaaatagCCAAATTTAATATAGCATTTAAATGTATTGAGAATTTTATAATTGACAAAAAGTTAATTATcttcaaaatatttataatatttacactctaaaattatataaactcacatttcaaataatttttaattttttttacaaaatattatatttaatacaatcatatcattatattttaaaacttatttattttataagtaAATATCAAAACaaccatttattaattattaaaaatattctttagttaataattttcatttctttaaatttttacatt includes these proteins:
- the LOC131616952 gene encoding homeobox-leucine zipper protein ATHB-21-like — its product is MNHYQQDQMMLISQLFFATAHAYTDTVSLQVEKKPRHRRTKKSKPGENTANEMNKKRKIIEKQMILLEEHFENEHKLELERKYKLAMELGLDPRQVVVWFQNRRARWKNKKLGEEYLNLKKFHESTML